In the Burkholderia glumae LMG 2196 = ATCC 33617 genome, one interval contains:
- a CDS encoding CaiB/BaiF CoA transferase family protein, with amino-acid sequence MKQARPLEGMRVVDYSHFLAGPYVGRCLAALGADVIKVERPGGGDAGRQHATVLDARSSGYFLQLNMGKRGVSVNMKEPRGRAFMERLCDSADVFVENYRPGALDKLGLGYEALSARNPGLVYCSISAYGHTGPDAHRAGFGLIAEAKSGIMQMVGSPGERPPLLRISLGDMYTGIHAVAAINAALLGRVKSGRGQHIDMALYDTLVSMHEYAVQCYTLADVLPEQTGHDMPGSTLYGVFRATDGDLVIAAQVDEAWKRFAALIEANGGPPGFGADPRFHDSVGRNAHRREILAVVEPWVGARTVARILELLDAIDVPCAKVQRIDEVIADPQIQARGMIVEQEHPRYGTLRLPNLPFRFSGCDTTIREVAPDLGQHNAEIARALGFTAAEIEAMQADGVLYDK; translated from the coding sequence ATGAAGCAGGCTCGTCCACTCGAAGGGATGCGCGTGGTCGACTACAGCCACTTTCTCGCGGGGCCTTACGTGGGGCGCTGCCTCGCCGCGCTGGGCGCGGACGTGATCAAGGTCGAACGACCCGGCGGCGGCGACGCGGGCCGCCAGCACGCCACCGTGCTCGACGCGCGTTCGAGCGGCTATTTCCTGCAGCTGAACATGGGCAAGCGCGGCGTCAGCGTGAACATGAAGGAGCCGCGCGGCAGGGCTTTCATGGAACGGCTGTGCGACTCGGCGGACGTGTTCGTGGAGAACTATCGTCCCGGCGCGCTCGACAAGCTCGGGCTCGGCTACGAAGCACTGTCGGCGCGCAATCCCGGGTTGGTCTACTGCTCGATTTCGGCATATGGGCACACCGGACCGGACGCGCATCGCGCCGGCTTCGGCCTGATTGCCGAGGCCAAGAGCGGCATCATGCAGATGGTCGGTTCGCCGGGCGAGCGTCCGCCGCTGCTGCGCATTTCGCTCGGCGACATGTACACGGGAATCCATGCGGTCGCGGCGATCAATGCGGCCCTGCTCGGCCGCGTGAAAAGCGGGCGCGGGCAGCATATCGACATGGCGCTCTACGACACGCTGGTGTCGATGCACGAGTACGCGGTCCAGTGCTACACGCTTGCCGATGTCCTGCCCGAGCAGACCGGACACGACATGCCCGGCTCCACGCTGTACGGCGTGTTCCGCGCGACCGACGGCGATCTGGTGATCGCGGCGCAGGTGGACGAGGCATGGAAGCGCTTCGCCGCGCTGATCGAGGCGAACGGCGGCCCGCCAGGCTTCGGCGCCGATCCGCGGTTTCACGACAGCGTGGGGCGCAACGCCCATCGGCGCGAGATTCTCGCGGTGGTCGAGCCGTGGGTCGGCGCACGCACGGTCGCGCGGATTCTCGAGCTGCTCGACGCCATCGACGTGCCGTGCGCAAAGGTGCAGCGTATCGACGAAGTGATTGCCGATCCGCAGATCCAGGCGCGCGGCATGATCGTCGAGCAGGAGCACCCGCGTTACGGCACGCTGCGCCTGCCCAACTTGCCGTTCCGCTTTTCCGGGTGCGACACCACGATTCGCGAGGTCGCGCCCGATCTGGGCCAGCACAACGCCGAAATCGCGCGAGCGCTGGGTTTCACGGCGGCCGAGATCGAGGCGATGCAGGCCGATGGCGTGCTGTACGACAAGTGA
- a CDS encoding MaoC family dehydratase → MTIVEKYWDDAREGDECVSPPYTVTKERILAYATLTGDHTPVHVDEAYANASHFGCLVAHGLFGLSIADGLKTQSAYRFLPGMSLGWSWDFVLPIKVGDVLHVKFRVGSMRPSKSRPDWGIVILPSELINQQGEVVQRGEHRLMVPRRPGAAR, encoded by the coding sequence ATGACCATCGTCGAAAAATACTGGGACGACGCGCGCGAAGGCGACGAGTGCGTGAGTCCGCCTTACACCGTCACGAAGGAACGCATTCTGGCCTACGCGACCCTCACGGGCGACCATACGCCCGTGCACGTCGACGAGGCCTATGCGAACGCGAGCCACTTCGGCTGCCTGGTCGCGCACGGGCTGTTCGGTCTGTCCATCGCGGACGGCCTGAAGACGCAGAGTGCTTATCGCTTCCTGCCGGGCATGTCGCTGGGCTGGAGCTGGGATTTCGTGCTGCCGATCAAGGTCGGCGACGTGCTGCACGTGAAGTTTCGCGTCGGCTCGATGAGGCCGAGCAAGAGCCGTCCGGACTGGGGCATCGTGATACTGCCGTCGGAGCTGATCAACCAGCAGGGCGAGGTCGTGCAACGCGGCGAACATCGCCTGATGGTGCCGCGTCGGCCGGGAGCCGCGCGATGA
- a CDS encoding VOC family protein → MSAPRAYLEHVAVFVRDIHWHIRFFEDVFGMTMREVDGTAEAPRQYWTLGGMQFIGMPDFAQPEGRLAHLGIMCEDLEAALAAARRYEVQPMPQGPNWLRLPDGLAIELIQAKPARCVAQALAIDPRSEA, encoded by the coding sequence ATGAGCGCGCCGCGAGCCTATCTCGAACACGTCGCCGTTTTCGTGCGCGACATCCACTGGCACATCCGCTTTTTCGAGGACGTGTTCGGCATGACGATGCGCGAGGTCGACGGCACGGCCGAAGCGCCGCGCCAGTACTGGACGCTCGGCGGCATGCAGTTCATCGGCATGCCGGATTTCGCGCAGCCGGAAGGACGGCTCGCCCATCTCGGCATCATGTGCGAGGACCTCGAAGCGGCGCTGGCCGCGGCGCGCCGCTACGAGGTGCAGCCGATGCCGCAAGGTCCGAACTGGCTGCGCCTGCCCGACGGCCTCGCCATCGAGTTGATTCAGGCGAAGCCGGCGCGCTGCGTCGCGCAGGCGCTCGCTATCGATCCGCGCTCGGAGGCATGA
- a CDS encoding ketopantoate reductase family protein, producing MKIAMLGAGALGCAIGATLTEGGHETWLIDRSPAHVEAMRTHGLRVDDARGSRQVRVLATTDASEAGMADVVIVLVKSFQTDAAIRGAQALVGPDTLVLSLQNGLGHEDILADAVGRERVLAGKTYVGGVLRGAGHIESGVVGKHTIIGELDGRVSPRVQRLAAAFSSAGLATQVSDNIVGAMWDKLLVNVATGALTGITSLTYGQLYDEPLLKAASLAAVAEAIAAAQAAGVTLSMTDPEQAWTLAAQGLPATFKTSMLQSLEKGSVTEIDFINGSVVRWGERHGVPTPVNATLVACIKGIERAMADRRKAGAQA from the coding sequence TTGAAAATTGCGATGCTGGGAGCCGGTGCGCTGGGCTGCGCGATCGGCGCGACGCTCACCGAAGGCGGTCACGAGACCTGGCTGATCGACCGCTCGCCGGCCCATGTCGAGGCGATGCGCACCCATGGCCTGCGCGTCGACGACGCGCGCGGCTCGCGCCAGGTGCGGGTTCTCGCGACCACCGATGCCAGCGAGGCGGGCATGGCCGACGTGGTGATCGTGCTCGTCAAATCGTTCCAGACCGACGCGGCGATTCGCGGTGCCCAGGCGCTGGTTGGACCCGACACGCTGGTCCTGTCGCTGCAGAACGGGCTCGGCCATGAAGACATCCTCGCCGATGCCGTGGGCCGCGAACGGGTGCTCGCGGGCAAGACCTACGTGGGCGGCGTGCTGCGCGGCGCCGGCCATATCGAGTCGGGGGTGGTCGGCAAGCACACCATCATCGGCGAACTGGACGGGCGCGTGAGCCCGCGCGTGCAACGCCTCGCCGCGGCATTCAGCAGCGCGGGACTCGCCACCCAGGTCAGCGACAACATCGTCGGCGCGATGTGGGACAAGCTGCTGGTGAACGTCGCGACGGGCGCGCTGACCGGCATCACGTCGCTCACCTATGGCCAGCTCTACGACGAGCCGCTGCTCAAGGCCGCGTCGCTCGCGGCCGTCGCCGAAGCGATCGCGGCCGCGCAAGCCGCCGGCGTCACGCTGTCGATGACCGATCCCGAGCAGGCCTGGACGCTGGCCGCGCAAGGCCTGCCCGCGACGTTCAAGACCTCGATGCTGCAGAGCCTGGAAAAGGGCTCGGTGACCGAAATCGACTTCATCAACGGTTCGGTCGTGCGCTGGGGCGAGCGCCACGGCGTGCCGACGCCCGTCAACGCCACGCTCGTGGCCTGCATCAAGGGAATCGAGCGCGCGATGGCGGATCGCCGGAAAGCGGGAGCCCAGGCATGA
- a CDS encoding LysR family transcriptional regulator, giving the protein MTPTDLPELKLLQLFDLLYDARSVTRAAEQLGQSQPTVSIWLARLREHLHDPLFVRTAAGMVPTPQADALIGPCREILESLRRLSTWEVAFDPATAQRRFRICMSDASHVTLLPRLLAHVRAQAPGVRLQAARIDGNTERALESGEADLAIGYVPWLSGGIYQQQLYEQDWVCLANRHHPRLKKRLSANAYRTEGHVAITAGTGTALLEQALLRERIERQVVLELPGFLGLGAIVRNTDLITTLPRHIGETLAQASDLAVHGCPIPVEGFAVRQHWHARYHHEAGNQWLRALVARLFGHSSNAPEG; this is encoded by the coding sequence ATGACGCCGACCGACCTGCCCGAACTGAAGCTGCTGCAGCTGTTCGACCTGCTCTACGACGCGCGCAGCGTCACGCGCGCGGCCGAGCAACTCGGCCAGAGCCAGCCGACCGTCAGCATCTGGCTGGCGCGTTTGCGCGAGCATCTGCACGACCCGCTGTTCGTTCGCACCGCGGCCGGCATGGTGCCGACCCCGCAAGCGGACGCGCTGATCGGCCCGTGCCGGGAGATACTCGAATCATTGCGGCGCCTCTCGACCTGGGAGGTCGCGTTCGACCCGGCGACCGCGCAGCGGCGCTTTCGCATCTGCATGAGCGACGCGAGCCACGTGACCTTGCTGCCGCGCTTGCTCGCGCACGTGCGGGCGCAGGCGCCCGGCGTAAGGCTGCAGGCCGCGCGCATCGACGGCAACACCGAGCGCGCGCTCGAATCGGGCGAGGCCGATCTCGCGATCGGCTACGTGCCCTGGCTCAGCGGCGGCATCTATCAGCAGCAGCTTTACGAGCAGGATTGGGTGTGTCTCGCGAACCGCCATCATCCGCGCCTTAAAAAACGCCTGAGCGCCAACGCCTATCGCACCGAAGGACATGTGGCGATCACGGCGGGCACCGGCACCGCCCTGCTCGAACAGGCGCTGCTGCGCGAGCGCATCGAACGGCAGGTCGTGCTCGAACTGCCCGGCTTTCTCGGGCTCGGCGCGATCGTTCGAAACACGGATCTGATCACGACGTTGCCGCGCCACATCGGCGAGACGCTGGCCCAGGCGAGCGATCTGGCGGTCCATGGGTGCCCGATTCCGGTCGAGGGCTTCGCGGTGCGGCAGCACTGGCACGCGCGCTATCACCACGAGGCGGGTAATCAATGGCTGCGCGCTCTGGTTGCCCGCTTGTTCGGCCACTCGAGCAACGCACCGGAAGGCTGA
- the cysQ gene encoding 3'(2'),5'-bisphosphate nucleotidase CysQ: MTALRDSLERIAIDAGAAILEVYRAGPDVAYKNDHSPVTDADQRAEAIILSGLAAAFPGVPVVAEEAVAAGRVSEIGGGRFFLVDPLDGTREFIARRDDFTVNIALIEQGVPVAGIVLAPALRCAYVAVEGRAEKLVLGADLRVEARRPIRTRPRGASLTAVVSRSHHSRETEAFLADHGVTDQASAGSSLKFCLLAEGRADVYPRFGRTMEWDTAAGHAVLSAAGGTVVRADGARLDYGKTRQQGDSDFANPHFIAWADGASVTPRR, translated from the coding sequence ATGACTGCCCTTCGCGATTCGCTGGAACGCATTGCCATCGACGCCGGCGCGGCGATCCTCGAGGTGTACCGCGCCGGCCCCGACGTGGCTTACAAGAACGATCATTCGCCCGTGACCGACGCCGACCAGCGTGCCGAGGCGATCATCCTGTCCGGGCTGGCCGCCGCGTTTCCCGGCGTCCCGGTGGTGGCCGAGGAAGCGGTCGCCGCCGGGCGCGTGTCCGAGATCGGCGGCGGCCGGTTCTTCCTCGTCGATCCGCTGGACGGAACCCGGGAGTTCATCGCCCGGCGCGACGATTTCACCGTCAATATCGCGCTGATCGAGCAGGGCGTGCCGGTGGCCGGCATCGTGCTCGCGCCGGCGCTGCGCTGCGCCTACGTGGCGGTCGAGGGCCGCGCCGAGAAGCTCGTGCTCGGCGCGGATCTGAGGGTCGAGGCGCGCCGGCCGATCCGCACGCGCCCGCGCGGGGCGAGCCTGACGGCCGTGGTCAGCCGCTCCCACCACAGCCGCGAAACCGAAGCGTTTCTCGCCGATCATGGCGTGACCGACCAGGCGAGCGCCGGCTCGTCGCTGAAGTTCTGCCTGCTTGCGGAAGGCCGCGCGGATGTCTACCCGCGCTTCGGCCGCACCATGGAGTGGGACACGGCGGCCGGCCACGCGGTGCTGAGCGCGGCCGGCGGAACGGTGGTGCGCGCGGACGGCGCCCGGCTCGACTACGGCAAGACCCGCCAGCAGGGCGACAGCGATTTCGCCAATCCGCACTTCATCGCCTGGGCGGATGGCGCGTCGGTGACGCCGCGCCGATAA
- a CDS encoding GNAT family N-acetyltransferase yields MIIKPGDFEHPQVQDLLSLHLQGMHANSPPDSVSALDLSGLRRPDIAFFTAWEDDSLLGCGALRQLSPTRGEIKSMRTYPAHLRRGVASRLLTHLLGLARERGYTRVSLETGSGDAFEAAVAMYRRHGFIKGERFGDYTATGFNQFFHLDLAAS; encoded by the coding sequence ATGATCATCAAACCAGGCGACTTCGAACATCCGCAGGTCCAGGATCTGCTGAGTCTGCACTTGCAGGGCATGCATGCGAACTCTCCGCCGGACAGCGTGTCCGCGCTCGACCTGTCCGGCCTCAGGCGGCCGGACATCGCGTTCTTCACCGCCTGGGAAGACGACAGCCTGCTCGGTTGCGGCGCACTGCGCCAACTCTCGCCAACCCGCGGTGAAATCAAGTCGATGCGCACCTATCCGGCGCATCTGCGCCGCGGCGTGGCCTCACGATTGCTCACGCACCTGCTCGGCCTCGCGCGCGAGCGCGGCTATACGCGCGTGAGCCTGGAAACCGGTTCGGGCGATGCCTTCGAGGCCGCCGTGGCGATGTACCGGCGCCACGGCTTCATCAAGGGCGAACGCTTCGGCGACTACACCGCCACGGGCTTCAACCAGTTCTTCCATCTCGATCTGGCCGCGAGCTGA
- a CDS encoding NAD(P)/FAD-dependent oxidoreductase: MLLVEEVYDTPEFSGAVDVVVIGAGIVGTATAYELARRGVSVALIDKGMVGGEQSGRNWGWVRQQNRDLFELPLAMRSLRRWSELRDEIQIDLGFRREGILYASNDAKAIARWEAWCRQAREIGFVSHLLSAHEINSRAPQGGPRYAGGVWSPDDGRAEPSRAASALAEGAKRRGAVLYQNCAARGLELSAGRVGGVWTERGLIKAGAVVCAGGAWSSRFCKRHEIDLPVVNVIGTTMRTSAAASVINGCFSGPGFAIRRRLDGGYTLAVPGYGRIDLAPLGLRNALRYRRNYRNEIGKKLKYRLAKPWFDGPEASASWQFDQVSPFERCRVLDPKPDLEFVKIALDNVRRAIPQLSELRVVHAWAGAIDTTPDLIPIVSDIAALPGFYVATGFSGHGFALGPAAGELVADMVMGAKPLIDTSPYRLSRFTDGTFIKTPEMM; the protein is encoded by the coding sequence TAATCGGCGCGGGGATCGTCGGGACCGCTACCGCCTACGAATTGGCGCGACGCGGTGTGTCAGTCGCCCTGATCGACAAGGGCATGGTGGGCGGGGAGCAATCGGGGCGCAACTGGGGCTGGGTTCGCCAGCAGAATCGCGACCTCTTCGAGCTGCCGCTTGCCATGCGCAGCCTGCGCCGCTGGAGCGAGTTGCGCGATGAAATCCAGATCGACCTGGGTTTTCGGCGCGAAGGTATTCTTTACGCCAGCAACGACGCGAAGGCCATCGCTCGATGGGAGGCTTGGTGCAGGCAGGCGCGCGAAATCGGTTTTGTCAGTCATCTGCTCAGCGCTCACGAAATCAACAGCCGTGCTCCACAAGGCGGCCCCCGCTACGCCGGGGGAGTCTGGTCGCCCGACGACGGCCGCGCGGAACCTTCGCGCGCGGCCTCGGCCCTTGCCGAGGGTGCGAAGCGACGGGGGGCCGTGCTTTATCAGAATTGCGCGGCACGCGGCCTGGAGCTCAGCGCCGGGCGTGTCGGCGGCGTGTGGACGGAGCGCGGCCTGATCAAGGCAGGCGCGGTGGTATGTGCCGGCGGTGCGTGGAGTTCCCGCTTTTGCAAGCGTCACGAGATCGACCTGCCGGTTGTCAACGTGATTGGCACGACGATGCGCACGTCCGCGGCGGCAAGCGTGATCAACGGTTGTTTCAGCGGCCCCGGGTTTGCGATCCGTCGCCGGCTGGACGGCGGATATACGCTGGCTGTTCCCGGTTACGGGCGCATCGACCTGGCACCGCTCGGCCTGCGAAACGCGCTACGGTATCGCCGCAATTACCGCAACGAGATTGGCAAGAAGCTCAAATACCGGCTTGCCAAACCGTGGTTCGACGGTCCCGAGGCATCGGCGAGCTGGCAATTCGATCAGGTCTCTCCGTTCGAACGCTGCCGCGTGCTCGACCCGAAGCCCGATCTCGAGTTCGTGAAAATCGCGTTGGACAACGTCAGGCGCGCGATTCCCCAGTTGTCCGAACTGAGGGTGGTGCACGCTTGGGCCGGGGCAATCGACACCACGCCCGACCTGATTCCCATCGTCTCCGACATCGCGGCCTTGCCGGGATTTTATGTGGCGACCGGATTCAGCGGCCATGGGTTCGCCTTGGGCCCGGCGGCCGGAGAACTGGTCGCCGATATGGTGATGGGGGCGAAACCGCTGATAGATACCTCGCCGTACCGATTGAGCCGTTTCACTGACGGCACGTTCATCAAGACCCCGGAAATGATGTGA